Below is a window of Solanum stenotomum isolate F172 chromosome 7, ASM1918654v1, whole genome shotgun sequence DNA.
ACGCCTtaaaactttaattattttaattcaaattaaaaataaggaaaaactaCCTAATTACACACACATTCCAACCATATTTTCTAATTCTctctatagtttgaaataaatGCATTTTATCTCacaaattaataattcatatcAGATTTCAAGTCAATACACCTAGTTACAAGTTTTTTTGCTACAAGATACATTTAAATAGGAAGAGAGATGAGCAATAATAGGAAGGAGGCGAgtgagatttgtctatgtatctcagatacatgtgaatcacatcAAATACGTGTATATGGTGCGTTTAgcatgtatttgggataccaGATAAGAGAGTGACGAGAGAAATGAGAGGGAGGCGAGctagatttgtctatgtatcctagATGCATGTGAATTCACTTGGATAAAGTGTATCTAAAACAAATAACATCTAATTTTGAGCCTATGTACcctgagatacatgtatttgggcGCACCAAATCTtgtaagattcataatattgcaACATAGAGTGCATCTAAGTAATTAGttcctaaactagtgagatttatgtaagttacctttaaataaatagtttggCCTATGGTCCGACCCTTAAATAAATGGgcttgaatttttttaaggaaaattgtataaaataacaaactattaattcaaaataaatgttataaccacagtttcatttaattataatatgtAGCAAACAAtttgtcattcgcctctctctcCAAGAAATtccgctcgccactctccctgatctcgctcgccactctcacttTATAcgaacacaaatgtataaattgtgtttgtgtttgtataaagcgagagaaaactgtatatacacatacaaatacaaatacatatctctcCTCTCCCCAGAAATTTCGCTCGTCACTCTCCCtgatctcgctcaccactctccctcgcctctctcactttatacaaacataaatgtataacttgtgtttgtataaagcgatagaaaactgtatatacacatacaaatgcatatattttcgtcctatacacttataattatacaatacaaatctttccttgcccagttctcttttgcctttctctctttctcgctttatacaaacacaaattatacaaaatacaatgtataatttgtgtttgtataaagcgagagagatttgtacacaaatatatttgtatacaaaACTACAGtttcatatacatatacagatttatatttaaatacatataatacacatatacatatacgactgaaaatcacaacaaaaaaacatatactTATACAACTTACAGatgtatacaaaaatacaatTACGTATACATATACAGATTTatacttaaataaatataatacacatatacatatacGAATATATAGttatacaattgatttttatgtataagtatatcgaaatatacagattcatagtcatagcaaacataaaatttattatggagcacaattatgcaaactatagctataacatacaaatatgatttttatgtttgctaaacctaaaatttactctcttttttatCCCAACCTACCCAATAACGAGTTGGATTGGGCCAGCCTCATGGCTAAGCCCATTTTGACGGCTCTTATAGGAgtgtattttcttaaaataaaaatgcatgATTAAGAGAGAAATTTCTCTTTTTGGTTCCAAGTATAATCGAATGTATACATTctcaatattatattcataattaaGGTTGGAACAGCAAAGGATGTCATAAATATGATGCCAATCCTTGAAAATGTAAGGAAAATTATTTGTGGGAGATTAATGAGAAGATAGTGGAGGTAGGCAGGTAGATATTATTACACATAATCACATGTAGTAGACGTGAAAATCTTACAATTAGCAAATGCATGAAACTAGATCTTTATTTTGCatcataaatatttcttttaagaataatattttgGCATGCCACTACTAGAAGTGGTTGAAACATTATTACATTGTACCACTGCTAGAAGTGGTGGAAACATATTTGCGTATTACTGCTACAAGTGcatgaaaaatgaaattcatGTCACTTTTCTTGACAAATATTGCTATATATAATGGGAAAATAAAATACTAGTCGTAAGGGACATGATTAGGATGTTATACCatctttgattttaaaaaaggatTAAAAAACCCCAtctagtttatatatattgttgaatAATCATTGTAAATGATATCAACACTTCTTCTCCTCTACAATTTTCCTTTAGTGTCATACGTCTTTTTATTTCCAAGTCTTTAGTAAAATGGGTCTAAAGTCTGTGTTGTGTGCTAAGATAGAAGTGAAGGCTAATAAGGATGTGTTTCATGATGTCTTTACAAATAAACCACACCATGTCTCTACTATGTCCCCTTTGCATGTACAAGGCTGTGAGCTTCTTGAGGGTGTCTTTGGAACCGTTGGATCCAAAATTTGTTGGACGTATACCCTTGGTAAGCTGaatctttaaatatttatcaaaacttacaagtaaaaatagaaattaaattagaaattatTTAACCCACATAAGGATCGAGTATATGATGTATTATAAGGTATTTCTTTTGGAATATCCAAGGAAAGATTATGTTTCtaatgattaaaatatatttattattgatttgttATATTCAAGCTAGATTGCGATGAAACAATTtgatgtgtttggtatgaagaaaattccatctttttcaacttGTTCTTTTGTTAAGGACTTTTATGGTTATCCAACAAGAAATTTGGAAATAActcccttttgtttttttttgggtacGGCAGAAGGAAAAGAGAAGATTTCGAAGCAGGTAATTGAAACTATAGATGAGGAAAAAAAAGTGATCACATTCAAAGAATTTGAAGGTGATctagtgaataaatatgataattGGAAGGCAACTCTTCATATCGAAACAAAGGGTGAAATTGATTTGGTAAATTGGACAATGGAGTATGAAAGGCCAAATGAGAATGTCCCTGAACTGATAAATTTGTTGGACTTTATTATTGGTATGACCAAAGCTATTGATGATCACCATGTCAAGATGAATTGATgggattatatatatagttgctttatttgatgtttgagagtatagtaaaaaaataactCATGTTGGTTGTGTACTTTTTATTTGGGTTTTATCTTTGGTGAATTCATGTTTGATTGTGTCTTTTTCTCATGTAACCTTTGTGTTGTGTAATAAGACATGGGtatgaagtttatatatatttctcttCGCCTCCTCCTAACTtagtaacattttatttttcgcaaaaggatcaaatatattactattacactatcaaaaatagtcaaaatatactttttgttttaagttttgatattttaattatacCACTTCCGTTGTCTTATTACACAACACAAAGGTGAAAAATTTACGACCTACACCTATGTAGAATTCTTAAAAGTTCCAAGTTCagaagaattatatatatttatattattattattattattaatatgattattattataataataataaaaataaatgatctctatttgtttttttaaaaaaaaacaaaatgtttgTGAAGCCAAAAGCTCTGACACAGctaaaaaccttttaaaaaaaatattttgactaaaataatctttaaatttctcaaaatgcCCTTACTATCGAAAATTGCTGTAACTTTTTTACATATACAAACAATAGAATGAGGGGCAGTGTATACATATGGTTTTATTATAGGAAGGTACTTCAATTATTATCGGAAGCTACTTCAATAGAATGAGGGGCAGTGTATACATTtggttttatattttaattaataatttgtggAGAACAATGACATGCATGTGCCAAAATGTCCTTACTACCCAAAATGCTTTTATTATCGGAAGCTACTTCAATTATTGCCTTATATATAAGTAGTAAGATTAATTTTCACAACCCCCACATAGTcatcaatgaaaaaaataaaataaaatatgaagttgTAATTTAAAAGTGAGTAGGAGAAATTTTATTGGACTTAATAGTTATAAAATGTGGCTACAATAAAATTGTAAGCACATCTTAAATTGGTGAGTCTTCAATTGGCAACACCTTATAAAATAAAAGCTCAGTAACAATAAGAAACAAGAACTGTAGAGAGCAAGAGAGAAAAATACatgttccatttttttttcctcttgtaATTTTTCAGtcgataaaagaaaaatatcaccacttgaaaaaaaaaaaaaaaaaggccttCTTTTGTCTTGAAAGATAATGAGTCCCACATAACTTTAATCAAGGCAATGAATACGTGAAACATTATTTTCAATCTTGTTTAAAATAGAATAGCATCTTTCAATCACTTGAAACATCACTTCCAATTTTGTTTAACCCTAGATCTTCATTTTGCATTGTAAACATATCTTTTTAGAATAGTATATATCCTGACATGCCAATTCTAGAAGTGGTTGAAACATATTATCACGATCTTACCCATCAAGTCGTGTAGGCACCTACTCTAATATCTAGATAGGAGAATAGTTACAagaaattttaaacatgaaatgcggaattgaaaattataaactAACCATCCTATTTCAATATATATAGGAATACtcttaatttaatatatataagcTTCTACGATAAAGaaagaggaggagaaattgTCATCATATTCATCCATAAAACATCGATAATTGAATCAACACTAGATTGTTTAAGTGAAAGGTGATCCAGTCACTATAAAAAATCAGTTGTTAAATTCACATATTCAACCTATTGTCATGACAATTTTCAAAACCACCCCAATAGCATTTGCTATTATCATTTTATGGAGGCTATCATATAAATTTTGTTGGGGCAGCGGTCCGGTCCAATGACATGTATCTGATAttccagatacatgtgaatcacactagatgaataagatatatgtatctagtgtTATTCACATGTATATTGGATACATACGAATCTTGCTCGCGATCTccctatttttgtgtatttggtagcaaaaatacatgcaTCTAAGTATATtttcctcaatatatgatagaaaactcttaattaatggTAAGATACGTAAAATTTTCTGAAAGtatagataataatagtatatatggtagtgaaatatatataattatgtagtTTATCATTTATGGCAAATAATAGTAATACTATGATAAATCTACATTATGTATTAAAGGTGAATTACACAtgcaatataaatatattatccatTCATATAATTTGTgctatatatgttttataaattgttctctCTGCCGTATGTATTAAAACTGATTTATAAATGTAGGGTCTCATAAATGTATTATAAGtattcaagtgaaaaaaaaatgttattactataaatggtaaatattttcttaatacacatattttgttaaatttctcTTAAAACATTATTGCATAAGGATTACCGCTACAACCGCGCgcatgaaaaaagaaattcatgTCACTTTTCTTGACAATATATGTTGCCTCCTGTATTCAGATTAacaaaccagaaataataaaagatgaaaagaaaaacacaaagaactatccgagtccacagaacccactgtgcgtccttaagaaatttaatcccctcaagtacccgaggttgcagattaattcctcccaagataaaacggattaaccattaaagaagtagcggtacctcaaacttcgataatttcaacgaactcaaaatgacagcaacgaatcacacacacagacacgatcgatcgattttgttttgtaagaaatgtatgtaaaagaagggaagaattcgatgcagaaaaatgagagaaaacctctctatttatagccaacaaagggtaaaagtcacaatcttttggaaagaagacaacctttcagaaaggtcacaacactttggaaaaggcacaacctttcaaatggtcacaaccctttagaaaggacacaacctttcataaaggtcacaacccttcggcttagtcacaacccttcaggagagtcacaacccttcatttcctattcacacctttaaaacccaacaatcccccacatgaatagggaatggctattgttaaaacatatgcatgaaaaactgtgTGATTCGTAAGTTAGGATtgattgcatctggataagtgggtttccctttaaactttccgtagtgaacatatatcggatatactcggtcaatcggtagatttgatatctttgaaccgtcgagctttggtgtatacctagacaacataagtcacacaatcaacccttgaactgtttttggttctcatttttttgttcatttcagccatgaacacgtcTTAATTTATAAGTGcgtagagaactggccttaccggattctccttgaagcggcttactCTTCACACTTACTtaggtgatttctaaatgtgttatcccgtagatacaccatttgatataccatgtatcaaacttagaaatcattaaaaagtCCTAATGTCTTTATCAttgttactgaacattgtcttatcatgagaatagaccataaaaaatattttgacaatgttgaaccgtcatcaatgactttgtttgatctccttgaacctagatcttgggatctccagtcttctaggtagagttaccgccacaatgacttgttctcggccatagtcccattccctttgataatatatcaactccctctctagttaggccttttataagtggatccgacacattatcctttgactttacaaagtcaattatgataatttcactagagagtagttctctAACGATATTTTGTCTACGAtatatatgacgagacttttcattatacatcatgctccatgccctacctattggAATATAACTTTCACTGTGTATGCATACTGGAGCTaaaaggtttgggccaaaaatctttcaagaaattttggagtcattcaacttctttacCGGTCTTATCTAGAGTGCTAAACTCAGATTTCATAGTAGAGCGAGCGATACATCTCtgtttggaagatttccaagagactgctcctccaccaagagtaaatacatacccacttgtggattttacttcatttgacctggtgattcaatttgcatcactatattaTTCCAATATtgttgaatattagttataatgcaaagcaatagtttttttttttttaagtattgtcatccaatgagtttgattgagaTTACTCGTGAACTGATTTAGTTTATTAATAACATATGATATATCTGATCGCGTACACTTCATGATATTTATCATACTTCTCAATACTCTAGCACAAttcaattgtgagtcacttttgccttcattcttttgaagtacaaatctcacatttattggagtcttgacaatattgaaattcaaatgcttgaacttgtcaagtacattttcaatcacatcagtaacttcaatgtctttcatatcgaagttactttctagcatatgcttagtagcatttatgttaGAAATGTCTCTTTTGACGATcacaatgtcatcaacataaaaacaaataatgaccctgtgatttggagtgtctttaatgtaaaaacatttatcacattcattaatcttgaattcatttgccAATATAGTTTGATCAAACTTcgcatgtcattatttgggcgcttgtttttagtccacagagtgacttaacaagtttacaaactttcttttctttaccagaaCCACAAAGCCCttgggttgttccatgtaaatttcttcctccaagttttcatttaaaataaaa
It encodes the following:
- the LOC125871638 gene encoding kirola-like encodes the protein MGLKSVLCAKIEVKANKDVFHDVFTNKPHHVSTMSPLHVQGCELLEGVFGTVGSKICWTYTLEGKEKISKQVIETIDEEKKVITFKEFEGDLVNKYDNWKATLHIETKGEIDLVNWTMEYERPNENVPELINLLDFIIGMTKAIDDHHVKMN